aaactcaaggccaaacccaagagcagcgctgcaagacatcaagacacagtgaggtCATAcagcgtaggtcggaccacaaataattaattaaaatatgaaggtagaacgagcaacatcttctgtcaagacgaacgccatctcagtctgcccgtgaccataatacctgcaaaggtttcgaaacgtcgggaactaaaatctaaaattaaaccgcgaaaaatccgtaaaagtagtttcatttcaatagcaaatgataattatatattatgataatagtTTCATTATTGTCATCATTGGcctggccttttcccaactatgttggggtcggcttccagtctaaccggtttcagctgagtaccagtgttttacaaggagcgactgcctatctgacctcttcaacccagttacctgggcaacacgatactccctgtttagactagttgtcagacttttcaagcttctgactacctgtaacgactgtcaaagatgtatgaataacagccggaacccacaatttaacgtgccttccgaaacacggaggaactcgttatgacaaagatggtcacctgtgatcgattcacttatgcagttatagcttagatACGAGCtccttaaataattacataaaattcttTGTGGATTCTTTAGCCTTggattttaagtaaattgttactgactgcacggataaccgagtggttgaggtcaccacgccaggCCCAGtgagcgcgtcgtgtcgtggATTCGATCCCCCTGTCCGTTTGTGTTAACCCGAATGGTTGTCCTGATTCTCGGTTTTGCGGGGCATATCGGGAGAGGTATTAAAAACCGTTTTATTCcaaattcttcaaaaaaaaaatacttagaaacTTGAATTATTTAGAGAAATAGGAGAATTTAGATATTTACTCAAGCGCTACGGTCTGATGGTAAGAATTACATCCACAAACTGATCATTTTTACATTCAATAAACGCCCCTAGTGGCAACTTCAAGAAActtaaattactgaaataaacaaaaaactaacacgATTGCGCAATAAGGGGGttcatttcataattatttaaaaacatttactcATGCGTTTTTATCAGGATTGAAcaactagtttcagacccaaccggagaaATTAGATGACGCTTCGGTGGGCTTTCgttaattaaatagataattgtttcaaaatcactttaattaataaaccttTTATAAGTTTATACTTGCGAGATTTCAAAACGAAAAGTTTTGCCAACACATGACAGCGATAATTTTGCTGTCAAAATTGACACTCGTAAAAACATCGTCAGATCGTTTcagcaaaaataattgtttgttattattttgaagttCCTAAACAATTTGTGCTGGGCGTAAAAGATAATTATGTGAACGAACCCCTCAAAAGCCTAAGAAGAGGATTTCCATATAACATCAGCCGGTAACGGCAGACATTGAAAGTTTAAGaggacaaaataataacataaacatgCTGTCCTCACTCATAAAGGAGCACCAAGCGAAACAAGCTTCAAAGAGAGTTGTACAAGGTACTGAATATAACGCAGTACCTATAGCAATAGTTAAAAACAgaccataaaaaataactatgcTGAATTTGGAAGAATTAATGTTATAAGAATGTTTCTTGTTTCAGAGCAAAAACGTAAAGAATGCATAGCTGCAGCTAACGATCTAACCCAAGCACTGGTTGACCATCTTAATGTGGGGTTAgtagatttgttttaaaatgttcatattCATACcattaaacttaaattttaatagtgtaAGTTGATTCAGATTTCATATTTTACTAAGTATACCTTATATTGTCAAAAACTTCATATTATCTTTACTCATTACAGCACTACTGATCAAATTTATACTATTGTTTGATTCCAGTGTTGCACAGGCATATCTAAATCAGAAAAAGTTGGACGCGGAAGCTAAACTCTTACATCAGGGCGCTATCAACTTTGCTAAGCAGACTCAGCAGTGGCTTGCACTTGTTGAAAACTTCAGTAGTGCACTCAAGGAGATAGGAGATGTAGAAAACTGGGCAAGAAGTATCGAGAATGATATGAAAGTCATTACTGATACTTTGGAAAGAGCGTATGAAATGACACAAGAACAACCTAGCAATATTAATACTACTAATCAATAAAGCCTAATacatgtataaaatgtttatttttatttacttattaaaaagaTGTAGTATTTTGACTTTAAAAGTCACAAGTACTTgctgtaaaattatttagtgtTTGAATAGAATTGTTAGTACGAAATATAAAACTACtcaatctataaaaatatgtattttaacttTCATAGACTCATGGTATTGAAATCGATaaaactaatgcaaaaaaattcAAGGGACATAAAatctaacattattataatgaacacTACTTTAGTATGAtaagaaatagtaataaattcACGTCACtcaaaaatcaatatttcaatGTCGAACTTCAAAGTGACACAAATCATATGTTTGAAATGTCATTGCAAACGAACTCTTGATTCTGTAAGAGCACACTGTTAGACCGTTCATAATTCCTTATCATTACGTGTTTGTGATATAATATAAGGTCGCTTGTAATGCGTAAGACTCATAACCGCTTCAACTAATTTTATTCAGTCTTGTGTCGTCTTTTGTGCAGTGACGTCTCCTTTTCAGCGGTTTTGTTTCGGTGTTTTAAAAGCAAAGGCAAAAAATGTGCGATTCAACCCCTAGAATTCTTTCTATTCAGAGTCATGTGGTTCACGGCTACGTCGGGAATAAAAGTGCTACCTTCCCGCTACAGGTATATATTGTTTATGTcttatacttaataaataaatgatgtttcTAGATCTATTTACgaacttaataaataagtatataacatggttaaattacactttttattacTACTATCTGCAGAACTTGATACGTTTGTTGCCTTCATAATATTACTGTCTATTTAAACAAGTCTATTGTATTGTGTTCATGATTTCTATTGGCTAAACCttgaactatgtttttataaagttttagtgGCAATGTATTTTTTGCCATACTGAAATTCACTTCATTATTTACTCCCTAAATGTTGTTACAATGATCTGAGTATGAtaaaattttagtataatttcttaattagaTTTAGAATCTTATGTAGATATAATATCacacttagttttatttatatagacgCTATTAATATCTTAAGATAATGATGATATAGTATCTATTATCTACATAGTAGCTTGTTGTTCCAGGTGCTAGGTTTTGAAGTTGATTCAATAAACACAGTGCAGTTCTCAACTCATACAGCCTACAAACATATCAAGggcaatgttttaaaaaatgaagaaTTAGATGAGCTGATTGACGGCCTAACATTAAATGATGTTGACCACTACACACACTTCCTGACTGGATACTCAAGATCCCCGGACTCTTTGACAAAAATAGCAGAAATTATCAAGAAATTAAGGTCGAAAAatcctaatttaatttatggtaagtatggaataaactTAGCAATACTATGTCACTTGATTCTTGCTGCGTTCACAATGCAGAGAAACTCTACTTTTTCACCCCATATGTAAAAAGATGCTTTGATATTAGTTTATCACTAAGTGTGTCTATCTGTGGCACCAAAGCTCTAAATGGGTGAACCTTTTGAATGTTGAGGGTTTTGTATATCTTCAATTTTACCTTGTTGCCTAAATATATTGGCAGAAGCCACCTAACTGGTGAGCAAAAACATGTAAATTAGATGATATTCAACATTCAAGACTGTTAAATATTATAGCTGTCATAGCAATATCCTTGAAAACCCGTTGCCCCCTTGTCAAAAGTGATTTGTGATCATTCTAGACACAACtagaaaaattgaaataatttataaagaagCTATGACAGTTTAAAGCAACTTTATATCCCTACAATAAGGAAATTATTTGTCATAAATATGtgaataaatgtataaatagcaTTATGTGTTAGAGTAAAGATGGTGACTCTATAGTGATCACTACTGTAACTGCCTATAAGCTTCCTTTGCAGAATGCTCTAGaataaaccatatttttttaatgtataagttttctagataaatataatatattagaaaTTATTGTGTACAGACACATAAGGTGCTCtgtgtaaaatactggtacccAGCTGCATCCTGTTTGACTGTAAGCCGATCACGACGctattgggaaaaggctaggcatAAGGcagacaataataatatgtgaacACAGACAGGTTTTATACATAGATAAGACATAATAATAGTTGTTTCATTGAGATGTTAAACAATTCCATTGTTATCCAGtataagttaataaaaacacttatGACGTAGGTAGTTTTTATGGCTTGAGATAACATTCTGAGtcatactaattaatattataattatttgaaactgTCTGGCTAaaaatttcttacaaaatatatgatAACTAAACATGTTACAATGTAACACTTTGAAGGAAACACTCAATCTAACACTTTTAAATAAGGAACAAAAACGTTCATAACAATTAACGAAACGACAATGATCTCAGTATGTCATTGAGTTTATTAAACTTCTTGCATCACACATGATAATGTCCGTTGCCTTCATGATCAAACATTTGATTGAATTGCTGATAAGCAATTTATTCTATTAGGGTTATTGCTGTGCCATGCTGATTAATGAACGAGTTATTTGTCTCCATTTATCTCGCTTAAGTTTTCTAGAAATGAGCGTTATTTATGAGTGATTTCTCTTGGTAATGATTCTATTATTGAAAGCAGTTGGGGAATTTGTTTCGCCGTTTCTTGTCCCGCAGCAAGTGCACagactaatttgaataaagtatttaattttgacacaTTTGTACATACTTTTCGAAACACTCGcatttgtgatatttattttaaaatcacgtGACACTCAAAAAGATGATACTTGCCTTTTGATCTACCTGAAGACCATTTCCATGAAAGCGGTCTAACCACTAGGCTATCGATTGATacaacatcatcatcagcctagcttTTGCCCAACGAGAttagggtcggcttctagtctaaccggatgcagatAAGTACCATACCAGTGTATtactaggagcgactgcctcTCTGACCGTCTCAACCCAGATACCGGCGCAATActataccccttagttagactgcaCAATGCTATTGAAAACTAATCTTAGGTCTGGAATAAGGGCAGAGTAGAAGTAGAAGTTTGTATTGCTTTTAGGTATTTATAGTATAAACAATACCATATACAATCTTCCTATCTATTGATTGTtgtatataagtaggtacatataaagcatatttgttgaaaaaaaatcagtatTATTCGAGATATTTGTAGAGCAAAACAATATTGCCCAAGGCGCTATTTGGTCCCAACATTTTAACTAGACTACAACAACGGCAGTATTATCGTCAACATTAACAATTCATTCGTAACAATTAATGTTTACAGTGTGTGACCCAGTAATGGGTGACAATGGAAAGATGTATGTGCCTGACGAGATCATGCCGGTCTACCGAGATGTTGTCGTCCCCCTAGCCGACGTCCTCACACCAAATCAGTTCGAAGCTGAGGTATTAACGGGACTCAAAATGACCAACTTTGATGACGCCTTGACAATCATAAAAGCCCTTCACGATAAAGGAGTTAAAACTGTCGTAATATCCAGTACTGACTTAGGGGGTGAGAAGCTTATGATCGGCCTCGCGAGTAACGGAGgtaagaaaaacttaaaattagaTTATAGAACATTTTtggaattaatattaaattgagtaAATATAGAAATCTCATTTTAAATACTTCTTGCTAAACACATAAGAGGTTGGTATTGTGAAAAAGATTCCACTACGTATTAACCACGCCGCTGTTTCGCTTCCACTTTGGCTCTCGGTCTTTCTTTAGGAACATGGATTGTTAAGCTAAAGTAATGATATGTGTTTAGCAAAATTAATAACCAAACTGTCTTGTCCTGGCTTTCAGTATCATGTTACAAGATACAAGTGCCACTAGTAGACACTAACTTCACTGGAACTGGTGACTTATTCGCGGCACTATTTTTGGCCTGGTTCCACAAAACAGGTAGCAATTTAAAATTGACGATGGAGAAGACCATGTCGACGCTACAGAATATTGTACAAGACACGTATCAAAAAGCTAGAGGTAAGTGTGGCAACTTTACAATAATTgcaacaaaaagtatttattttcctcTATATGAAATATTATGAGGAAAAGGAaggtttaattattgttctCATTGCATAAAAAATAGTTGGTGCAACttttcttaagtattttaattatttaggagGGAACATAGTtacataaatctatttttataaggTGGAtaatagtagaaataaaaaacatgttaacaactatttattttcctcTATATGAAATATTATGAGGAAAAGGAaggtttaattattgttctCATTGCATAAAAAATAGTTGGTGCAACttttcttaagtattttaattatttaggagGGAACATAGTtacataaatctatttttataaggTGGAtaatagtagaaataaaaaacatgttaacaactatttgtttttaacctATTTCTAGATACTTAGTGGGTATTTGTATTGAAAGCAATCTTTTAATAGTCGATTGTATTACTTcctcatgaatatttataacttaatatttatttacagccATTCAACCACAGAACAAAATTCCTCCGAAACTGAAAGAGCTACGTCTAGttcaaaacaaagattttattgaaaatccaATGATAACGATTACGGCAGAAGAGATAAGAAAGAAAATGGTTGATTGAGTCAGTTgatggtagaaaaaaatataaatgcttttatttttaatttttatgtttacacGTGCGTTGTGTATAGACTCAATATTGCTACTCCCAGTAGAATTCGGAAAGATTCCGTGGacttttataaaacttgaaaagacaataaaaagtCGATGAactattgataatattaaaataatatttatgctTAACTTTAATAAGGTAAATTTATGAAATCATggcaatatttaagtaagtaaattttGTTGTGTAAGGTAATTTTGACCAATGAAAGTCTTCCATAGTAACATTAAGTTTTGCTATATTTACTTGTCTGTGATAGATAACACATAATATAATCtttttgttgatttgtttttgttgaccAAGCGCATTGTGATTTAAGCTACGTGTGTACCTATCTATGACCTTAGAGTTAATTCGTTAACGGTTCATGCAATGGCATGGAAACAATGTTGCCAGATTATTGTATATTACATAGTGCTGAgcaaaattgttgtttttattagatacaaatattcagatataatatattgacttatgttaaaagtaataatttaaatgacttCAGAAACAAATGTAAgaataatacctattataaatgaaattaatgttgTTATGCAAAATATCATATTTGTTACTGCATCCACGAATTTACATTGTGTGTGTGAATATTACTGCTATtgaaacaattgttttaatagtagttgtagtttaataattaaatatatattagtcatattaataaatgttggTCAAATGTTAACGGCGTTTTCTTCAATTaaccatttgtttttaattgcacGTATGTGCTGAGATGAACTGAATAATTAACCTGTCTTAATTATCAACTCGGCTTGTAGGAGATAAAGACTCTGCGAATGCTTGAAACATAAGTTTGTTATTTAGTAAGTTgaggtaaagaaaaaataaaaacttcgttccaaaaatatatttcaacaaaaaaacgcactataaattattttctgaatCATTTCCGTTACTTGCTGTAGTGATATCTGTATGATATCTGTCTTTATTAACACACAAAGCGCCTAATATCAGAAAAAACAACACCATATGGTACACCCAGAATATTGAATGGTAATAATGGAGGACGACGGAGGAGTCGTTTATAATGAGGCAGGGTGTGAGGTAGATGAGACAGAACATACGCATTATCGAGAAACCGATGTCCCACGGCATCTTCATCTGAAATACATGACGGTAATGTAAATAGGAGaccaattttattgaataaattgattttgcaccatacatttctatttttaaaacgactcccccGCTGTAAGGAGTACAATCCTTGCGACGCggggtttcacaagcattcaaatcacgtgcacaaagacacccagactcagaacaagcattcgtggagcacacaaatgcttgtcctacgcggggatcgaacccgcgatatgTCGCACACAGTGGGCTCGGCGTGGtgaccattcggctatccgtgcagtatcCGTTTATTGCTCTCAAGTAGATATTTTAGCGGTCTAGtgatgtttatttcattttatcattgCCTGtcttgtgtaaaaaatatttgttttattcttgtatTCTGATGTCACAGTcgtatcaataaatattatgtatgtaagtaCAGTGACTTAAAAACATCGTAGAATTTTCTGAAAGTGAAGAATTTCAAAGAAACAATTCTATTTAATATTCTCTTGATAAGAAACTAAATTTATCTTTGAGCCATGAAGGACGCATTGTTATTTGCAAGCcaacattaaacaaatattgtaaagcCTGATAAGGTTCTCTTGGTATACTTAAGAATCAAATgaacatttaaatacttaacatgaaatatttttgtttcaataaaatcatgTCACATGCCATAAATATACCTATGAGTTCATTATGGATCTTTTATATACTGCTCTTAACTTATTAAAATCCTTTTAGACAAATAACTAAGGTCGTTTCGTAAAACTTTTGAACATACCGTCATATTAGTGTCATATAGATCGCCATATTCGTTTTCTAAGTGCAGATGAACCCACAGCGTACTTGAGATGATAAGCTGTTGTATAGTTGGACCACACCATACCGTCCAAGCTAGAAAGGACAATGCGCTCCTGAAAAAATAAGAGTGTACAAACAAATTTGTCTAGTTAACTTTTTCAGATTCCCACCCAGAGGTATAATAAAACTTGTGAATGATCACAACTGTCTGTATAATAGATTGtggtttattaataattggCTGTACAATTGTACATACATGTGTACCTAATTTACCTACTTTGTCTATATTGAATTATCAAGTGGCTAAATCGAAAAATTTACACTTAGCCACTTTGCCAAACTACTTAATAGTACCTAAATTCTAAGAATAGGCCATTTGCGACACAAAATAAACTCTGTGTTGAACCCGAATGATTGAGACGAGAATGGATGAAGAAGAATCAAATTCAGTATTCTAATGTATCATGTTGTATATAACCTCAGTGAACACACCTCGCTTCCTTGCTAGTCCTgacgatatttttataagtatgtgcccAGAACCAGTAACGTATGGACATGTCCCAGCCCCGTAGCGTGTCTCTCATCCGAGGGCCTATTACCAGCTTCTCATTCTCAAAGGACTTCAACATGGCGAAGTTGAATTCTTGCTCCAAAGCCACTTCTTCTTTAGATATgctgaaatatttgaaattaattgattgcGGATCAAAAAAGTGTTGTTGATAGTTGAAATCCTTTATACGGGATTGTAGAGTGTTTAGACTgtgtggttaaggtcaccacccAAAACCCACTGCGCGATGTGtagcgtgttcgatccccgcgcaggacaaaaacgtttgcgtgatccacgatgTTTGTTGTCCTGAtactgggtatctttgtgcatctGAATGGAAATTTTTAaacccccgcgaaacaaggattattATTCCTTAGTACGGACGGGAGTAGTCattcttttattgaaaaaaaaaaattgtcttgtCCTCTTTTCCCGCCAGAAATCTTTATCATCATTAACTTACGCAAGTTCTAGTAAGCTGAATCTCGTGGTAGGTCCGTGACCAGGCATTGGCAAGGTCTTGGTGGGATACACGCCGAAGCCGGTTTCGGTGCAGACGGCGGAGCACAGGAACATCACCACCTGGTACTGCAGCACGTATGTCAACAACTGGGGTATGTTGTACAGGTAGCGGAAGTCAGTGCCGTAGCTCGTATAAAACTCGTTTTCGTAATATACCTgaaatcatataaaaaaaaaactccacaTTTCCAACGCTCaccaagttttttatttttcgtaatacTGTAATCCAAGTTGTACCTACCGTAGAGGGGAATTTTATCTGTAGGAGCGTATATATGATTGTGCATATAAATGCTTTTTTCAGTTTCTGCTCCGTAATTATTCTACAATCGCCGAGAACTCC
The window above is part of the Trichoplusia ni isolate ovarian cell line Hi5 chromosome 11, tn1, whole genome shotgun sequence genome. Proteins encoded here:
- the LOC113499033 gene encoding lysophospholipid acyltransferase 7-like — encoded protein: MCLFSDLIYYLSLLTCMSLGGYYKKIEDREIKRNYGAGLGILITCLICGQYTVHSILMVWGNIVIIKCCDKRYMHHLSLAYTWMYLIYLRYNIDSTIYVFWLHQTMALRLVGLAFELCTPEKGNRPTITNKVPSSKNVNLSIKSEKPSSNTLPSKESNPKGQQSSSDKTVSGSGKSSLPKTVGDHNSVSIEPSAIDIIAYAYYFIGLHKGPYYRWKTFIEHFKTPFGVLGDCRIITEQKLKKAFICTIIYTLLQIKFPSTVYYENEFYTSYGTDFRYLYNIPQLLTYVLQYQVVMFLCSAVCTETGFGVYPTKTLPMPGHGPTTRFSLLELAISKEEVALEQEFNFAMLKSFENEKLVIGPRMRDTLRGWDMSIRYWFWAHTYKNIVRTSKEARSALSFLAWTVWCGPTIQQLIISSTLWVHLHLENEYGDLYDTNMTMKMPWDIGFSIMRMFCLIYLTPCLIINDSSVVLHYYHSIFWVYHMVLFFLILGALCVNKDRYHTDITTASNGNDSENNL
- the LOC113499035 gene encoding biogenesis of lysosome-related organelles complex 1 subunit 1; this encodes MLSSLIKEHQAKQASKRVVQEQKRKECIAAANDLTQALVDHLNVGVAQAYLNQKKLDAEAKLLHQGAINFAKQTQQWLALVENFSSALKEIGDVENWARSIENDMKVITDTLERAYEMTQEQPSNINTTNQ
- the LOC113499034 gene encoding pyridoxal kinase, with the translated sequence MCDSTPRILSIQSHVVHGYVGNKSATFPLQVLGFEVDSINTVQFSTHTAYKHIKGNVLKNEELDELIDGLTLNDVDHYTHFLTGYSRSPDSLTKIAEIIKKLRSKNPNLIYVCDPVMGDNGKMYVPDEIMPVYRDVVVPLADVLTPNQFEAEVLTGLKMTNFDDALTIIKALHDKGVKTVVISSTDLGGEKLMIGLASNGVSCYKIQVPLVDTNFTGTGDLFAALFLAWFHKTGSNLKLTMEKTMSTLQNIVQDTYQKARAIQPQNKIPPKLKELRLVQNKDFIENPMITITAEEIRKKMVD